One window of the Xenopus tropicalis strain Nigerian chromosome 10, UCB_Xtro_10.0, whole genome shotgun sequence genome contains the following:
- the dlx4 gene encoding homeobox protein DLX-4, whose product MTSIADSLLDPSKSAFLEFSHGPTSSPQSQHSPALAHGHYPLHGFLPTAHEGLFSPGTPSFGGRTLPYPYASSSHHHQQQHHHNGSAYLNYQQYTSTIGSSARLHEDQEMEKSTVIENGEIRINGKGKKIRKPRTIYSSLQLQALNQRFQQTQYLALPERAELAAQLGLTQTQVKIWFQNKRSKYKKVMKHGSSVQDEDQPASSSALTPCSPNMPPLWDIPSTGKSAPLSCNYLNSFSPWYQPHDPMSRQSMM is encoded by the exons ATGACCTCAATAGCCGATTCCCTGCTGGACCCATCAAAGTCTGCTTTCCTGGAGTTCAGCCATGGACCCACATCTTCCCCTCAGTCCCAACACTCTCCAGCCTTGGCACATGGACATTACCCACTGCATGGCTTTCTTCCAACTGCTCATGAGGGTCTCTTCTCTCCTGGAACCCCCAGTTTTGGAGGCAGGACTTTACCATACCCTTATGCCTCTTCCAGTCATCACCATCAGCAGCAGCACCACCATAATGGCAGTGCCTACCTGAATTACCAGCAGTACACCAGCACCATTGGCTCTAGTGCCAGGCTCCATGAAGACCAAG AGATGGAGAAATCTACAGTCATAGAAAACGGGGAGATCCGAATCAATGGGAAAGGCAAGAAAATACGAAAACCTCGGACTATATACTCCAGCCTGCAGCTGCAGGCTCTTAATCAGAGGTTCCAGCAAACACAGTATTTGGCCCTGCCCGAGAGAGCAGAGCTAGCGGCCCAGCTTGGACTGACACAGACACAG gtgaaaATCTGGTTTCAGAACAAGAGGTCCAAATACAAGAAGGTAATGAAGCACGGCTCCAGTGTGCAGGACGAAGACCAGCCAGCCAGCTCATCTGCATTGACTCCCTGTTCCCCAAACATGCCCCCCTTATGGGATATTCCCTCAACTGGAAAATCTGCTCCACTTTCCTGTAACTACTTGAACAGTTTCAGTCCTTGGTATCAACCTCATGACCCGATGTCAAGACAATCAATGATGTGA